A single candidate division KSB1 bacterium DNA region contains:
- a CDS encoding DUF3307 domain-containing protein, with the protein MEQLICHLVGDYVLQTNWMVRHKHEKISVAVVHALTYLLPFVLITRSAPALAIIFVTHTLIDHFRLARHLIRLRNWCWTDNGFPEETPSHIAQAVSIVVDNTLHLLINFLAIRYFG; encoded by the coding sequence ATGGAACAACTGATTTGTCACCTGGTGGGTGACTATGTCTTGCAGACAAACTGGATGGTACGCCATAAGCATGAGAAGATCTCGGTCGCGGTCGTGCATGCATTGACGTACCTCCTGCCTTTCGTGCTGATTACCAGATCGGCGCCGGCGCTGGCGATTATTTTTGTGACGCACACGCTCATCGATCATTTTCGGCTGGCGCGGCATCTCATTCGCCTGCGCAATTGGTGCTGGACCGACAACGGTTTTCCGGAGGAAACCCCGTCGCACATCGCCCAGGCCGTCAGCATCGTCGTCGATAACACGCTGCATCTGCTGATCAATTTTCTGGCGATCAGGTATTTTGGATGA
- a CDS encoding response regulator produces the protein MIPQPKGTILLVEDNASFQQNLAVIFRSAGYETLTAASAEEGFAVLLNYKVHLIVLDYRLPGMDGMQFLEELLTNGKYIEARCIPVIAMTGFPITDEEKKRFLQKGAKAFITKSTGFSDLKNIVDREVQAYKTVLTFEREQANRFSLPDYLAYIEKQIIFRALIKNPLGPQEEIAHELGIPRSTLSRKISEYQLRVR, from the coding sequence ATGATCCCACAACCAAAAGGAACGATTTTGTTGGTCGAAGACAATGCCAGCTTTCAACAAAATCTCGCTGTGATTTTTCGCAGCGCCGGCTATGAAACGCTGACAGCCGCGAGTGCCGAAGAGGGTTTTGCGGTGCTGTTGAATTATAAAGTGCATTTGATCGTGCTGGATTACCGTTTGCCGGGAATGGATGGCATGCAGTTCCTCGAAGAATTGCTGACGAATGGAAAATATATTGAGGCGAGATGCATTCCGGTGATCGCGATGACCGGCTTTCCGATTACCGACGAGGAGAAAAAGCGGTTTTTGCAAAAAGGCGCCAAAGCGTTTATCACCAAGTCCACCGGCTTCAGCGATTTGAAAAACATCGTTGATCGCGAGGTGCAGGCGTACAAAACCGTTTTGACTTTCGAGCGCGAACAGGCCAACCGCTTCTCGCTGCCGGATTATCTGGCGTACATCGAGAAGCAAATTATTTTTCGCGCGTTGATCAAAAACCCGTTGGGTCCCCAGGAGGAGATTGCCCACGAGCTTGGCATTCCCCGATCGACGCTGTCAAGAAAAATCAGCGAATATCAGTTGCGGGTGCGATAG
- a CDS encoding pyridoxal-dependent decarboxylase, giving the protein MPNLSKTNSILSHLGDMPAEEFRRFAHQLVDWVADYFENIEQHPVLPDATPGKIRAQLPPAPPLSGEPMENLLADVDRVIMPGMTHWNHPNFFAYFAITGSGPGLLGELLSDAFNINAMLWKTCPAATELEQVTMDWLRQMLGLPQNFWGIVYDTASISSMHAIAAAREQLADLRLREEGLAGRPEVPRLRLYASEQAHSSIDKAAITLGLGIAGVRKIPVDENFRLRPEALAEAIIEDRRNGWRPFCVVATVGTTSTTSIDPVAAMAEICERENLWLHVDAAYGGAAAVAPEMRHVLDGCDRADSIVMNPHKWLFVPFDFSAFFTRKPDILRRTFSLIPAYLRTSQDGEVENLMDYGIQLGRRFRALKIWFVLRYFGWEGMAARIREHIRLAQMFASWIDSHSNFERMAPTPFSTVCFRGRWEKLNAVQLNRLNEKLLEAVNATREVFLSHTKLRDCYVLRLAIGNLRTQERHVRRAWEIIQQKLEEIRPAAVHF; this is encoded by the coding sequence ATGCCTAATTTATCAAAAACTAATTCCATTTTATCTCATCTCGGCGATATGCCGGCTGAAGAATTTCGCCGATTCGCGCATCAGCTCGTGGATTGGGTCGCGGATTATTTTGAAAATATCGAACAGCATCCGGTGTTGCCGGATGCGACGCCGGGAAAAATTCGCGCGCAGCTTCCGCCCGCTCCTCCCCTTTCCGGCGAGCCGATGGAAAATCTTCTCGCGGATGTCGACCGGGTGATCATGCCGGGGATGACACACTGGAATCATCCGAATTTTTTTGCTTATTTCGCAATCACCGGCAGCGGGCCGGGCCTTCTCGGCGAGCTGCTCAGCGATGCGTTCAACATCAACGCCATGTTGTGGAAGACTTGTCCGGCGGCGACGGAATTGGAGCAAGTGACGATGGATTGGCTGCGGCAGATGCTCGGCCTGCCGCAAAATTTTTGGGGCATTGTTTACGACACCGCTTCGATCAGCAGCATGCACGCGATTGCCGCGGCGCGCGAGCAGCTCGCTGATCTTCGCCTTCGCGAGGAGGGCCTCGCCGGGCGGCCGGAAGTGCCGCGTTTGCGGCTTTACGCTTCGGAACAGGCGCACTCGTCGATTGACAAAGCCGCGATCACGTTGGGTTTGGGAATCGCCGGGGTGCGCAAAATTCCTGTCGATGAAAATTTTCGCCTGCGTCCCGAGGCGCTCGCTGAGGCGATTATCGAAGATCGGCGAAACGGTTGGCGGCCTTTCTGTGTTGTTGCGACCGTCGGCACGACTTCGACGACGAGCATCGATCCCGTCGCGGCGATGGCTGAAATTTGTGAACGCGAAAATTTATGGCTGCACGTCGATGCGGCTTACGGCGGCGCCGCGGCGGTGGCGCCGGAAATGCGCCACGTTCTCGACGGCTGCGACCGCGCTGATTCCATCGTGATGAATCCGCACAAATGGCTGTTTGTGCCGTTCGATTTCAGCGCCTTTTTTACGCGCAAGCCGGACATTTTGCGCCGCACCTTCAGCTTGATTCCGGCGTATCTGCGCACCTCGCAGGATGGCGAAGTGGAAAATTTAATGGATTACGGCATTCAACTCGGCCGGCGTTTTCGTGCGCTGAAAATATGGTTTGTCCTGCGTTATTTCGGCTGGGAGGGCATGGCGGCGCGAATCCGCGAGCATATTCGTCTCGCGCAAATGTTCGCAAGCTGGATTGATTCTCACAGCAATTTCGAGCGCATGGCGCCAACGCCGTTCAGCACGGTTTGCTTTCGCGGGCGTTGGGAAAAATTGAATGCAGTGCAGCTCAACCGCCTCAATGAAAAACTTTTGGAGGCGGTCAACGCCACGCGCGAAGTTTTTTTGTCGCATACAAAATTGCGCGACTGCTACGTGCTGCGATTGGCGATCGGTAATTTGCGCACACAAGAACGCCATGTGCGCCGGGCTTGGGAGATCATTCAGCAAAAACTGGAAGAAATTCGGCCAGCGGCAGTTCATTTTTGA
- a CDS encoding ribonuclease catalytic domain-containing protein has product MTKKLDLLQNRLRKGSVILFFSRSGKVRLGEVLVEANTGQDELQVQDAGGARSRVKFRDILLNLGQSSGGFAAKQQHIENLATEIDLALLVDSHPEWQKGPGVAVNAMAEEYFGPQVEAQQEAAMYLALQRDNRFTISGEKAQFRLSPPTKNKRREKDRQKLFESLRAAMTEALQKDWGEAEINAHPLGKKLARLARATLEQRRLYPEAWRKDFVMHLHSLNTLTGYRDARHLLFHWLQKIGHVPPDADLFIFSEPVLRRHARRLQSFPDGRSQQQTTSSQHQAPSIQHPASSIQHQAFIVTIDNPETTDRDDALSFRRTANGIEIGVHTPLLEALVPRGTLFDEWAYDVGASAYLPHRRVPMLPEKIASDLGSLNAGQERPALSFYFELRDTQPPRFSRVVCEHIKIGMNSDYESVDKLLPEASWEKLMQAEKKFVNPESDGIKAALQTWANAAVQLGAQRLANGARIFKRDEVDVRVDAGGIVHLRFVSRDSVAHKMVAEWMIATNQAAAQFCHENNLPCIYRVQETLAPEREDEEPAGRTHARAQLKPERAPHRDLGVDGYTQITSPLRRYSDLVMQRQIVAFLQTGKPQYSQTDLWARALAIEEMTRRIQRLESRADFYWKCVYLSQHLGETYTAQIGRSHGHSPRIILQLVDLDLRLFVPPSGIEGIEEKKIPPHHSPAEVQAVCLEMNADKAIMRFQII; this is encoded by the coding sequence ATGACGAAGAAACTCGATCTCTTGCAAAACCGCCTGCGCAAAGGCAGTGTTATTCTGTTTTTCAGCCGCTCCGGCAAAGTGCGTCTCGGCGAAGTGCTGGTCGAAGCCAACACCGGGCAGGATGAGCTGCAAGTACAAGACGCCGGCGGGGCACGCAGCCGCGTCAAGTTTCGTGACATCCTGTTGAATCTCGGCCAGTCGAGCGGCGGTTTTGCGGCCAAACAGCAGCATATCGAAAACCTCGCCACCGAAATCGATCTGGCGCTGTTGGTGGATTCGCATCCGGAATGGCAAAAAGGGCCGGGCGTTGCCGTCAACGCGATGGCGGAAGAATATTTCGGGCCGCAGGTCGAGGCGCAGCAGGAAGCGGCGATGTATCTGGCGCTGCAGCGCGACAACCGCTTCACGATCTCCGGTGAAAAAGCGCAGTTTCGTCTCTCCCCGCCAACTAAAAACAAGCGCCGGGAAAAAGATCGCCAGAAGCTTTTTGAATCACTCCGCGCGGCGATGACCGAAGCGCTGCAAAAAGATTGGGGCGAGGCCGAGATCAACGCGCATCCACTCGGTAAAAAATTGGCGCGGCTGGCGCGCGCGACGCTCGAACAGCGCCGGCTGTATCCCGAAGCCTGGCGCAAAGATTTTGTCATGCATCTGCACTCGCTCAATACGCTCACCGGCTATCGCGACGCGCGGCATTTGCTGTTTCACTGGCTGCAAAAAATCGGGCACGTGCCGCCGGACGCCGATCTTTTTATTTTTTCCGAACCCGTCCTCCGTCGTCACGCCCGGCGTTTGCAGAGCTTCCCCGACGGTCGCAGCCAGCAACAAACAACCAGTAGCCAGCATCAAGCACCAAGCATCCAGCATCCAGCATCCAGCATCCAGCATCAAGCCTTCATCGTCACCATCGACAACCCCGAAACCACCGACCGCGATGACGCCTTGAGTTTTCGCCGAACCGCTAACGGCATTGAAATTGGTGTTCACACGCCTTTGCTCGAGGCGTTGGTGCCGAGAGGAACGCTCTTTGACGAGTGGGCGTACGACGTCGGCGCCAGCGCCTATTTGCCGCATCGTCGCGTGCCGATGCTGCCGGAAAAGATTGCGAGCGATTTGGGCAGTTTGAATGCCGGACAAGAACGCCCCGCGCTCTCTTTTTATTTTGAACTCCGCGACACACAGCCGCCGCGTTTCTCGCGGGTGGTTTGCGAGCACATCAAGATCGGGATGAACAGCGATTATGAGAGCGTGGACAAATTGTTGCCGGAAGCGTCCTGGGAAAAGCTGATGCAGGCGGAAAAAAAATTTGTGAACCCGGAATCAGACGGTATCAAGGCGGCGTTGCAAACCTGGGCAAACGCCGCGGTGCAATTGGGCGCGCAGCGTTTGGCCAACGGCGCAAGGATTTTCAAACGCGATGAGGTTGACGTGCGCGTCGATGCCGGCGGCATCGTGCATTTGCGCTTTGTTTCGCGCGACAGCGTGGCGCACAAAATGGTGGCAGAGTGGATGATCGCGACCAATCAAGCCGCGGCGCAGTTTTGCCACGAGAACAACCTGCCGTGCATTTACCGCGTGCAGGAAACGCTGGCGCCGGAGCGCGAGGATGAAGAGCCGGCCGGCCGCACGCACGCGCGGGCGCAGCTCAAGCCCGAGCGCGCGCCGCATCGCGATCTCGGCGTCGACGGCTACACGCAAATCACGTCGCCGCTGCGGCGTTACAGCGATTTGGTAATGCAGCGGCAGATCGTGGCGTTTTTACAAACCGGCAAGCCGCAGTATTCCCAAACCGATTTGTGGGCGCGGGCTTTGGCGATTGAAGAGATGACGCGGCGCATTCAACGCCTCGAATCGCGCGCGGATTTTTATTGGAAATGCGTTTACCTCAGCCAGCATCTCGGCGAAACTTACACCGCGCAAATCGGCCGCAGCCATGGCCATAGCCCGCGCATTATTTTGCAGCTTGTTGATCTGGATTTGCGGCTGTTTGTTCCGCCCTCGGGAATTGAAGGCATTGAGGAAAAAAAGATTCCGCCGCATCATTCGCCGGCGGAAGTGCAGGCGGTTTGTTTGGAAATGAATGCGGACAAAGCGATAATGCGGTTTCAAATCATCTAA
- a CDS encoding nucleotidyltransferase domain-containing protein — MPEIQDYIESYRRRAKASRQETRLRAEKASEIALRCAEKLIEEFGAERVSLFGSLAEGRFRASSDIDLVVEGLAPAVYFKASARISRLAGEFEVDLIPFETYKYKAEVLEKGRVLYGVGNSRSSSCCN; from the coding sequence ATGCCGGAAATTCAAGATTACATTGAGTCTTATCGCCGTCGTGCCAAAGCTTCGCGACAAGAAACACGGCTTCGCGCGGAGAAAGCATCTGAGATCGCATTGCGCTGTGCGGAGAAGCTCATAGAGGAATTTGGCGCTGAACGGGTTTCCCTTTTTGGCTCGCTGGCAGAAGGCCGATTCCGCGCGAGTTCGGATATCGATTTGGTCGTGGAAGGGCTTGCCCCAGCCGTGTATTTCAAAGCATCGGCACGGATCTCTCGCCTGGCCGGAGAATTTGAAGTGGATTTGATACCGTTTGAAACGTACAAATATAAAGCAGAAGTTTTGGAAAAAGGCCGGGTACTTTATGGCGTTGGAAATTCGCGAAGTTCGTCCTGCTGTAATTAG
- a CDS encoding ATP-dependent 6-phosphofructokinase, with translation MKRIGILTGGGDCPGLNAVIRAVAKTAMNDYNATVIGIEDGFEGLVEGRMHELENKHVSGILNHGGTILGTSNKGDPWHYPTEGPDGKTMIVDASQKAIKNYNRWALDALIAIGGDGTMNISHKLAQLGANVIGVPKTIDNDLEATDLTFGHDSAVYVVTEAIDRLHTTASSHHRVMVIEVMGRYAGWIALAAGLAGGADIILIPEISFKWEPVCRRVLERNTRGKRFSIVCVAEGAKCPEVGEIVKKYDDKRTDAKQLGGVGEFVAKTIAEKTELETRVTVLGHLQRGGSPTPFDRILATKFGVLACKLAAEEQYGMMVALRGSEVVPVAIKDAISRQKLVPPDHQMVLAAKSVGTSFGDE, from the coding sequence ATGAAACGCATCGGCATTCTTACCGGCGGCGGCGATTGCCCGGGACTCAACGCCGTCATTCGCGCTGTGGCCAAGACGGCGATGAATGATTACAACGCCACCGTCATCGGCATCGAAGATGGTTTCGAAGGACTCGTCGAAGGCCGCATGCACGAGCTGGAAAACAAACACGTGTCGGGCATTCTCAATCACGGCGGCACGATTCTCGGCACCTCGAATAAAGGCGATCCCTGGCACTATCCCACCGAAGGCCCGGACGGCAAAACCATGATCGTCGATGCCTCGCAAAAGGCGATCAAGAACTACAATCGCTGGGCACTGGATGCGCTGATCGCCATTGGCGGCGACGGCACAATGAACATCAGCCACAAGCTCGCCCAGCTTGGCGCCAATGTGATCGGCGTGCCGAAAACCATTGACAATGATCTCGAGGCGACGGATCTGACGTTCGGGCATGATTCGGCGGTTTATGTGGTGACCGAGGCCATCGATCGTCTGCATACGACAGCCTCGTCGCATCATCGCGTCATGGTGATCGAAGTGATGGGCCGCTATGCCGGCTGGATTGCGCTCGCGGCCGGATTGGCCGGCGGCGCGGACATCATTCTCATTCCGGAAATTTCGTTCAAGTGGGAGCCGGTTTGCCGCCGAGTTCTGGAACGCAACACGCGCGGCAAGCGGTTCAGCATTGTTTGCGTCGCTGAAGGCGCGAAGTGTCCGGAGGTCGGAGAGATTGTCAAAAAGTATGATGACAAACGCACGGACGCCAAACAGCTCGGCGGCGTCGGCGAATTTGTCGCCAAAACGATTGCGGAGAAAACCGAGTTGGAAACACGCGTGACCGTGCTCGGCCATTTGCAGCGCGGCGGCAGCCCAACGCCATTTGATAGAATTCTCGCGACAAAATTCGGTGTGCTCGCGTGCAAGTTGGCTGCTGAAGAACAATACGGCATGATGGTCGCGCTGCGCGGCAGTGAGGTTGTGCCGGTGGCGATCAAAGACGCGATTTCACGACAGAAACTGGTGCCGCCGGATCATCAGATGGTTTTGGCGGCGAAGTCGGTGGGGACGAGTTTTGGGGACGAGTGA